Proteins encoded in a region of the Strix uralensis isolate ZFMK-TIS-50842 chromosome Z, bStrUra1, whole genome shotgun sequence genome:
- the ARK2N gene encoding protein ARK2N isoform X1 gives MLAADTVEEAAVLLKSVSSSASLPDGVLHALRPGGPQCSEMKMEAVGKAEQLVDSEVPTKTSEKQETAPDEDGPIELETQTQKDSVPAAADSAVLSSMPCLLMELRRDSSESQLASTESDKPTGGRVYESDSSNHCMLSPSSSGHLADSDTLSSTEENEPCQAEAAVEGDPSAVSGAAVGRKSRRSRSESETSTMAAKKNRQSSDKQNGRVTKVKGHRSQKHKERIRLLRQKREAAARKKYNLLQDSSTSDSDLTCDSSTSSSDDDEEVSGSSKTITAEIPAGFSRAGGSGGATREIPGLLDRGTVWDRNCIGNVLEEAMNCFAEMQRQTEEKFRMWIEKLTRLDTDEESKQQLEPREPKIQLVGQRIPPTTQSGAFIQMPDSQVLPQQSFNSYMGYQNVDATLEFPVTFNNNFPPIFPENGNIAEPDLNQS, from the exons GCTGCTGTATTGCTGAAGTCTGTATCTAGTTCAGCCAGTCTTCCTGACGGCGTGCTCCATGCTTTGAGACCAGGAGGACCTCAGTGTTCTGAAATGAAGATGGAGGCGGTGGGAAAAGCAGAACAACTTGTTGATTCAGAAGTTCCGACaaagacttctgaaaagcaaGAGACTGCTCCTGATGAAGACGGACCTATAGAACTCGAGACACAAACTCAGAAGGACAGCGTGCCCGCTGCAGCAGACTCTGCGGTGCTCTCTTCAATGCCTTGCTTACTGATGGAACTGAGGCGAGACTCTTCGGAGTCTCAGCTAGCATCTACAGAGAGCGATAAGCCAACGGGTGGTCGAGTTTACGAGAGTGACTCTTCTAATCATTGCATGCTTTCCCCTTCTTCCAGTGGGCATTTGGCTGACTCAGATACATTGTCTTCCACAGAAGAGAATGAGCCCTGTCAGGCTGAAGCTGCTGTAGAGGGAGACCCTTCTGCGGTGTCTGGGGCTGCAGTTGGGAGGAAATCCAGGCGATCCAGGTCTGAAAGTGAAACTTCAACAATGGCTGCCAAGAAAAACCGACAGTCTAGTGATAAGCAGAATGGTCGAGTTACCAAGGTAAAAGGTCATCGAAGCCAAAAGCACAAAGAAAGAATCCGGCTCTTAAGACAGAAACGGGAGGCAGCTGCTCGCAAGAAGTACAACCTGCTGCAGGACAGCAGTACCAGTGATAGTGACCTGACGTGTGACTCGAGCACGAGTTCATCAGATGATGATGAAGAGGTTTCAGGGAGCAGCAAGACAATCACTGCAGAGATACCAG CTGGCTTCAGTCGTGCTGGGGGATCTGGAGGAGCGACCAGGGAAATTCCAGGATTGCTTGACAGGGGCACCGTGTGGGATAGGAACTGCATAGGCAATGTCCTGGAAGAGGCCATGAACTGCTTTGCCGAGATGCAGAGGCAGACAGAGGAGAAATTTCGCATGTGGATAGAAAAGCTAACCCGTCTTGACACGGatgaagaaagcaagcaacaACTGGAGCCCAGGGAACCTAAAATTCAACTAGTTGGCCAAAGAATCCCCCCAACCACACAGTCAGGGGCTTTCATACAGATGCCTGATAGCCAAGTACTTCCACAGCAGTCGTTTAATTCTTACATGGGCTATCAAAATGTCGATGCTACACTAGAGTTTCCAGTGACTTTTAATAACAATTTTCCACCTATCTTTCCAGAGAATGGGAATATTGCAGAGCCTGATCTGAATCAATCATAA